From a single Prosthecobacter algae genomic region:
- a CDS encoding PD-(D/E)XK nuclease family protein, with amino-acid sequence MILIQRESPSHWYLPDGTPYHEVVRADGNGMRSVTLRDARKVNALPSVTNVLSVLAKPGLDAWKQEQAIMAALTLPKREDEPLDAFARRVVEDMGEQVRSAADLGSSVHAAIEVYLQTGESPENPDILRLFAPVKLWIDEHVERIGLVETVAVHTQFGFAGRIDLVARLKSTGTWAVIDFKTQKMKPDKKGVYQASYYETWPLQLMAYFKALNSAGECSRRLEDIASVVINSVEPTPVQVKVWPREGHESLWQAFNNARELWCFIKGYRPQPAEPFLSA; translated from the coding sequence ATGATCCTCATTCAACGCGAATCTCCCTCGCACTGGTATTTGCCAGACGGCACCCCGTATCACGAGGTGGTCCGGGCCGATGGCAACGGCATGCGTTCCGTAACCCTGCGTGACGCCCGCAAGGTTAATGCCCTGCCCTCCGTCACCAACGTCCTCAGCGTGCTGGCCAAGCCTGGTCTTGATGCCTGGAAGCAGGAGCAGGCCATCATGGCTGCTCTGACGCTGCCCAAGCGTGAGGACGAGCCCCTTGATGCCTTTGCCCGCCGTGTCGTCGAAGACATGGGCGAGCAGGTCCGGTCCGCTGCTGATCTCGGCAGCTCTGTTCACGCCGCCATTGAGGTCTATCTGCAAACCGGCGAATCCCCGGAAAACCCTGACATCCTGCGCCTATTCGCGCCAGTGAAGCTGTGGATCGACGAGCACGTCGAGCGCATCGGTCTGGTCGAAACCGTGGCGGTGCATACGCAGTTCGGATTCGCCGGTCGCATCGACCTGGTGGCCAGGCTCAAGAGCACGGGCACCTGGGCGGTCATTGATTTCAAGACGCAGAAGATGAAGCCCGACAAGAAGGGCGTCTATCAGGCCAGCTACTACGAAACCTGGCCGCTGCAATTGATGGCCTACTTCAAGGCGCTCAACAGCGCCGGTGAATGTTCGCGCCGTCTGGAGGACATCGCATCTGTCGTCATCAACTCCGTCGAACCCACGCCCGTGCAGGTGAAGGTCTGGCCGCGAGAGGGCCACGAGTCTCTCTGGCAGGCTTTTAATAACGCCCGCGAACTGTGGTGCTTCATCAAGGGCTACCGCCCGCAACCCGCCGAGCCATTCCTCAGCGCATGA
- a CDS encoding AAA family ATPase, which yields MKRQKPRTLPHHRIQRLRIVGGFLDGLDISFADGLNCIIGPRGAGKTTILEIIRFALDAMPGREGDPLRKRIESVVTSNLDGGRVELMVETKDGQIYKIIRSPGEPPIVLDAGGEPLPGVKVRGGRLFQADILSQNQMESIAENPHYQLDLIDKFSDGELVGIDGEISATQGQLESNARELLPLLARQAALVTETKELPSVEAKLKGMQQTAGPNAEAINAGHAHRALREREVMAIDEVRRMCAEAVKSVTSAKNRLGTEIDSLINAEITGGPNGARMQRIAEAMHGAIREFDRLLDEAVIALRVGGKTLVAEKEGLEQDHIRQETAFRQLLDKHKEAQTCSTARTMEEKRRNELIFKQRELADVTRQVAQLDDERRSHLGHLSSLFDKRFQIRHEIATTLTDDLAPSIRVTVRQCGDRDAYRAHLETVFRVPTIKGGIVARKVAEALPPQELVQMVRKGDGQAIAEACGLNSNQAEAVISILSQPQNLFALELVEMHDAPSIELSDRGEFRDSSALSTGQKCTAILPILLFDSVNPLLIDQPEDNLDNSYVFETVVQSIRKVKAGRQMIFITHNPNIPVLGEASMVFVMDSNRTQGGVSRSGDVDKCKRDIVTILEGGEEAFMARKERYNY from the coding sequence ATGAAACGCCAGAAACCACGCACATTGCCTCACCACCGTATTCAGCGTCTCCGCATTGTCGGAGGATTCCTTGACGGGCTGGACATCAGCTTCGCCGACGGCCTCAATTGCATCATCGGCCCCCGAGGTGCCGGTAAAACCACGATCCTTGAAATCATCCGCTTCGCCCTCGACGCCATGCCAGGACGCGAGGGCGACCCACTTCGCAAGCGCATTGAATCCGTCGTCACATCGAACCTCGACGGCGGCCGTGTTGAACTGATGGTTGAAACCAAAGACGGGCAGATTTACAAAATCATCCGGTCACCGGGCGAACCGCCCATCGTGTTGGATGCTGGGGGTGAACCATTGCCAGGTGTGAAAGTGCGCGGCGGGCGTCTCTTCCAGGCGGACATTCTCAGTCAGAATCAGATGGAGAGCATTGCCGAGAACCCGCACTACCAACTCGACCTTATCGACAAGTTTAGCGATGGCGAACTGGTCGGAATTGATGGGGAGATTTCGGCCACCCAGGGGCAGCTTGAATCCAACGCGCGAGAGCTGCTGCCACTGCTGGCTAGGCAAGCGGCGCTGGTGACCGAAACGAAAGAGCTGCCTTCGGTGGAAGCTAAGCTCAAGGGCATGCAGCAGACTGCCGGACCCAATGCTGAGGCCATCAATGCTGGACATGCGCACAGAGCCCTTCGCGAACGCGAGGTTATGGCGATCGACGAGGTGCGCAGGATGTGCGCGGAAGCCGTCAAGTCCGTGACCAGTGCAAAAAACCGGCTGGGCACTGAGATTGACTCTCTGATCAATGCTGAAATCACGGGAGGGCCGAACGGGGCTAGAATGCAGCGTATTGCGGAGGCGATGCACGGAGCGATCCGGGAATTTGACCGCCTGCTCGACGAGGCCGTGATCGCGCTGAGAGTTGGCGGCAAGACACTGGTCGCTGAAAAGGAGGGGCTGGAACAGGATCATATCCGGCAGGAAACTGCCTTCCGGCAACTGCTCGACAAGCACAAGGAGGCGCAAACCTGTTCAACGGCGCGCACCATGGAGGAGAAGCGGCGCAACGAACTAATCTTCAAACAACGCGAACTCGCGGACGTGACCCGGCAGGTGGCGCAGCTTGATGATGAGCGCCGCTCACACCTTGGTCATCTTTCCAGTCTCTTTGACAAACGATTTCAAATTCGCCACGAAATAGCTACCACGCTGACCGATGATCTGGCACCGTCCATTCGCGTCACCGTGCGACAATGTGGGGATCGCGACGCCTACCGGGCTCACTTGGAGACTGTGTTCCGCGTTCCTACGATCAAGGGAGGCATCGTGGCCCGCAAGGTTGCCGAAGCACTCCCGCCGCAGGAGCTGGTGCAGATGGTGCGCAAAGGCGATGGCCAGGCCATCGCCGAGGCTTGCGGCCTGAACTCCAACCAGGCTGAGGCCGTGATTTCGATCCTGTCCCAGCCGCAGAATCTTTTCGCTCTGGAGCTGGTCGAGATGCATGACGCCCCTTCCATCGAGCTGTCGGACCGTGGGGAATTTCGGGACTCCTCGGCATTGTCCACCGGACAGAAATGCACAGCCATCCTGCCGATACTTCTGTTCGATAGCGTCAACCCGCTGCTAATTGACCAACCAGAGGACAACCTCGACAACAGCTACGTTTTCGAGACGGTGGTGCAATCTATCCGTAAAGTGAAAGCAGGCCGCCAGATGATTTTTATCACCCACAACCCAAACATTCCCGTCCTCGGCGAGGCGTCCATGGTGTTCGTCATGGATTCCAATCGCACCCAGGGCGGTGTGTCGCGCTCGGGTGATGTGGACAAGTGCAAACGCGACATCGTGACAATCCTTGAGGGTGGCGAGGAAGCGTTCATGGCCAGGAAAGAGCGCTACAATTATTGA
- a CDS encoding DUF559 domain-containing protein: MPRLRYRAPKSPSSLEARFLMLWKHVKGPDLEKEYRFHHERRWRSDFAHVGARVLIEIEGGIWVNGRHNRAAGFNADLEKYLAAGLAGWRVFRFGPDQITLENVERMAEQVRDEIRRFSTESTLVKNQQIVDSESLDANPAVKKVES, from the coding sequence ATGCCTCGCCTGCGCTACCGTGCCCCGAAATCTCCCTCTAGTCTGGAGGCGCGCTTCCTGATGCTCTGGAAACACGTCAAGGGGCCAGACTTGGAGAAGGAGTATCGCTTCCACCACGAACGGCGTTGGAGGTCTGATTTTGCGCATGTAGGCGCTCGTGTGTTGATCGAGATCGAGGGCGGCATCTGGGTGAATGGTCGCCACAACCGTGCTGCCGGGTTCAATGCCGATCTGGAGAAATACCTCGCCGCAGGACTCGCTGGCTGGCGCGTGTTCCGATTCGGGCCGGATCAAATCACGTTGGAGAACGTGGAGCGCATGGCTGAACAGGTGCGTGACGAAATAAGGCGGTTTTCCACTGAATCCACTTTGGTCAAAAATCAGCAAATCGTTGATTCTGAATCGCTAGACGCGAATCCGGCGGTGAAAAAAGTGGAAAGCTGA
- a CDS encoding DEAD/DEAH box helicase, producing the protein MSFDPTAERFHRLVKQGRNVLLTGQAGTGKSTLLRNEIDADDEEVAITASTGIAALNIGGSTIHRWSGMMLGPKRGEDPRGYLRELMRDNRHSVRAGLDRIRNCRLLVLDEVSMLSGITLAFFDLLCRTVRRDQAPFGGIQIIATGDFLQLPPVRTDPREVYDWAFLTQSWIEADFATIHLTKVHRQDEPDLLRAFGEFRVGKISSASAALLASRVVHFPDADTPRLFTHNSQVDKWNAYRLACIESDETIYPARTSGPDHQVQFLRTNLLTPEQLVLKPGARVMFTVNQPDLGFVNGQTGTVIVCGRDEVLVDCDGMPIRVAPYEWRFDSRDKHSATFTQFPLRLAWSLTIHKSQGLTLDSAYIDVRAAREPGQAYVAVSRVRSLAGLNIKAWFSGIFVSQAAIQFYQSITPKPVAA; encoded by the coding sequence ATGAGCTTTGATCCAACCGCCGAGAGGTTTCATCGGCTGGTGAAGCAGGGCCGCAATGTCCTGCTCACCGGTCAGGCTGGGACTGGCAAGAGCACCTTGTTGCGCAACGAGATCGACGCTGACGACGAGGAGGTGGCGATCACTGCCTCCACGGGCATTGCTGCGCTCAACATCGGTGGTAGCACCATCCACCGTTGGAGCGGCATGATGCTGGGCCCCAAACGTGGTGAAGATCCGCGTGGCTATCTCCGCGAACTGATGCGTGACAATCGCCATTCGGTTCGCGCGGGATTGGATCGCATCCGCAACTGTCGTCTGCTGGTCCTCGATGAGGTGTCGATGCTCTCGGGCATCACACTCGCCTTCTTCGATCTGCTGTGTCGCACGGTTCGTCGTGATCAGGCACCGTTTGGTGGCATCCAGATCATTGCCACAGGCGACTTCCTGCAACTGCCCCCGGTTCGCACTGATCCGCGTGAGGTCTATGACTGGGCCTTCCTGACTCAAAGCTGGATCGAGGCGGACTTCGCCACCATCCACCTCACCAAGGTTCATCGACAGGACGAACCTGACCTCCTGCGCGCTTTCGGGGAGTTCCGCGTGGGCAAGATCTCCTCGGCCAGTGCGGCACTGCTTGCCTCACGCGTGGTGCATTTTCCGGACGCTGACACACCACGCCTGTTCACCCACAACAGCCAGGTGGATAAATGGAACGCCTATCGTCTCGCCTGCATTGAGTCTGACGAGACGATCTACCCGGCACGCACTTCGGGTCCAGATCATCAAGTTCAGTTCCTTCGCACCAACCTGCTCACGCCTGAGCAGCTCGTGCTCAAACCGGGAGCCAGGGTGATGTTCACGGTGAATCAGCCTGACCTGGGTTTCGTGAACGGTCAAACCGGCACCGTGATCGTCTGCGGGCGTGACGAAGTGCTCGTCGATTGCGATGGAATGCCGATCCGTGTCGCGCCCTACGAATGGCGGTTTGATTCGCGCGACAAGCACAGCGCCACCTTCACCCAGTTCCCCCTGCGGCTGGCCTGGTCGCTCACTATCCACAAGTCCCAAGGCCTCACTCTCGACAGTGCCTACATCGACGTGCGTGCCGCCCGTGAACCTGGCCAGGCCTACGTCGCCGTCTCCCGTGTGCGCTCCCTAGCGGGCCTCAACATCAAAGCCTGGTTCAGCGGCATCTTCGTCAGCCAGGCAGCCATCCAATTTTACCAATCCATCACGCCCAAACCCGTCGCTGCATGA
- a CDS encoding DNA polymerase, with the protein MSFSIPSNINELDRLQAAQFYHDQLGWAVHPLMPPDRGDEQERGKKPILKGWRNHRAEEVTQDFIRRHFNGTSHTNVGCVVRPPFIHVDLDSKPDAGESVRAWLATKPELDHAPRERTGGGAHLSFICRDLPESVLKSKKAITCQINDKVSAELYFDGLNIVLSPSVHKSGHRYVWEITGTIPEVSWEQLCHWFGFETPEAAKRGRPKKDSTWWSAFNGDLATLDIVALFRRAGRLGDCIDPDQQKWAVRCPWDHDHSKQHDGIGTDTAIFASEPPGFKCLHAHCAERSIKDVLEWFEAQQSGIVDEHCREQRVWKDGQKDREGRPRIVLPGPDREDSEFATEVAEVIAPKEVWFNKAERVVSVRLLRFSEKAQSLGFQALEPIEARTAIEDHVQTGLVQMDRDTSQPVFSARTMTRECAAGLLAAPQLRRKLPEIIRILDFPLPIRLPGGEIAQPKSGYDPRFRIYTDPAAPELRRMSRDEAFEWIKQAHVGFGFRDKQSLVHAIARLITPYCRGLMGWDGRFPLWHFSGNRPRAGKDYLAGVTQIVYEGRSIEDAPLERESEETRKRITAALMSGRRMLHFANCQGHIQDAVFIGAITSKTFGARNLGSTDARSDLTLPNEIEFSISANIGLTFRPDVEPRTRRITLEFPEDNANGREFPNPELHDWVRQHRREILSAIDSLVAMWVEAGCPAGKRPFNSFPEWATVVGGVLGFHNLGDPCEPHLDDGGLPADRQTEAMRMLFVIGYAAHPDKWVGKAQIYEIIESNAETEAFSWFGDLAEKGAKHRIGKDLRQFKDRELDGILFMIDDHAKESQKHRFRFTKQKSSRHDVLGELFGMRQPSETALQGVNQAHLAHLSHSVALPKLQTFKSEENNKNRENKREYSTHTGEPMREMRQMRSASDLPAIAAAIRKSRSVALDLETYGPRKGDGLDPWAGDIRLLSLCVEGQEPWILDLRAIGYDLGELKTALESVEIIAHNAKFDLLWLRVKCGLRATRVFCTLVAARLFSAGTKPGNDLDKCLERYLGIAPAPDHSRSDWGSMFLTEDQLAYAARDVLHLQALSNKLWSLLESDQLDVVGRLEFDLVPVIVEMEAAGIAVDKARLREIETRARSSASDHAGMLRQKLNLPKLNPGSPQQLLEALKAAGIELDNTNEETLKAADDGEIIPLILDYRGAEKLAQQAASLLECVKQDGRIHGRFDPTGTATGRFSSKDPNLQNVGRGELRTCFVPEPGNKLIVADYSQIELRAAAVIAGEKKMIEAYKNGVDLHKQTASEVLNKPLEDVTKQDRQISKSANFGLLYGQSAPGLVRYAASSYGVQMELDQAEQIRRQFFRTYDRLRQWHGVSHNQADAGAREVRTVLGRRRLIPETASEWERFTALVNTPVQGGCADGMKQALVLLAQRLPNEARIISTVHDEVLVEAPEAMANEVCDLVQATMIEAMAALFPQVPIEVEAGSCANWGEK; encoded by the coding sequence ATGAGCTTTTCCATTCCGTCCAACATCAACGAGCTCGACCGCCTGCAGGCAGCTCAGTTCTACCACGACCAGCTTGGCTGGGCTGTGCATCCGCTCATGCCACCTGACCGTGGTGATGAGCAGGAGCGTGGCAAGAAGCCCATCCTCAAAGGCTGGCGCAACCACCGCGCCGAGGAAGTCACCCAGGACTTCATCCGCCGACATTTCAATGGCACTTCTCACACCAATGTGGGGTGCGTGGTGCGTCCACCGTTCATCCATGTCGATCTGGACAGCAAACCCGACGCTGGGGAATCCGTCCGCGCTTGGCTTGCCACCAAGCCCGAGCTTGATCATGCGCCACGCGAGCGCACCGGGGGTGGTGCGCATCTGTCCTTCATCTGCCGTGACCTGCCTGAATCAGTGCTCAAGTCGAAGAAGGCCATCACCTGTCAGATCAATGACAAGGTGAGTGCCGAGCTTTACTTCGACGGCCTCAACATCGTGCTGAGTCCATCGGTTCACAAAAGCGGCCATCGCTACGTTTGGGAAATCACTGGCACCATTCCCGAGGTGAGCTGGGAGCAGTTGTGTCATTGGTTCGGCTTTGAAACTCCCGAGGCCGCCAAACGTGGCCGCCCGAAGAAGGATTCCACCTGGTGGTCCGCCTTCAATGGTGATCTCGCCACATTGGACATCGTGGCGTTGTTTCGTCGTGCGGGCCGTTTGGGCGACTGCATCGACCCAGATCAGCAGAAGTGGGCAGTGCGGTGCCCCTGGGATCATGATCACTCCAAGCAGCATGACGGCATCGGCACCGACACGGCCATCTTTGCCTCCGAGCCTCCTGGATTCAAATGCCTGCACGCCCACTGCGCCGAACGCAGCATCAAAGACGTGCTGGAGTGGTTTGAAGCGCAGCAGTCTGGGATCGTGGATGAACACTGTCGCGAGCAGCGTGTGTGGAAGGACGGTCAAAAGGATCGCGAAGGTCGCCCGCGCATCGTTCTGCCTGGACCTGATCGTGAAGACTCCGAGTTCGCCACCGAAGTGGCCGAGGTGATCGCGCCAAAGGAAGTCTGGTTCAACAAGGCCGAGCGTGTCGTCTCAGTTCGCCTGCTGCGGTTTTCAGAGAAGGCACAGTCACTCGGGTTTCAGGCGCTGGAACCCATCGAAGCCCGCACAGCCATTGAGGATCATGTGCAGACGGGCTTGGTGCAAATGGACCGAGACACCAGCCAGCCGGTGTTTTCAGCGCGCACCATGACGCGTGAGTGCGCGGCTGGTCTTTTGGCCGCCCCACAACTCCGGCGGAAGCTGCCCGAGATCATCCGCATCCTGGATTTCCCGCTCCCCATCCGCCTGCCGGGCGGAGAGATCGCTCAGCCAAAATCTGGCTACGATCCGCGCTTCCGCATCTACACGGACCCTGCGGCTCCAGAACTGAGGCGCATGTCACGGGACGAGGCCTTTGAGTGGATCAAGCAGGCGCACGTTGGGTTTGGGTTCCGTGACAAGCAAAGCCTGGTCCATGCCATCGCTCGTCTGATCACGCCCTACTGCCGAGGTCTCATGGGTTGGGATGGCCGGTTCCCGCTCTGGCACTTTTCAGGCAACCGCCCCAGGGCAGGCAAGGACTACCTCGCAGGAGTGACTCAGATCGTCTATGAGGGGCGCAGCATCGAAGACGCTCCGCTGGAACGTGAGTCCGAGGAAACGCGCAAGCGCATCACGGCCGCGTTGATGAGTGGGCGACGGATGTTGCATTTTGCCAACTGCCAGGGCCACATTCAAGACGCTGTCTTCATCGGCGCGATCACCAGCAAGACCTTTGGCGCTCGCAATCTCGGCAGCACGGACGCGCGCTCTGACCTCACCTTGCCCAACGAGATCGAGTTCTCCATCTCGGCTAACATTGGCCTCACGTTCCGGCCCGATGTCGAGCCGCGCACACGCCGCATCACTCTGGAGTTTCCCGAGGACAACGCCAATGGCCGCGAGTTCCCCAACCCGGAACTGCATGACTGGGTGCGCCAGCACCGCCGTGAAATCTTGTCAGCCATCGACTCACTGGTCGCGATGTGGGTAGAGGCAGGCTGCCCCGCCGGCAAACGTCCCTTCAACAGCTTTCCTGAGTGGGCCACCGTCGTGGGCGGAGTGCTCGGGTTCCACAACCTGGGTGATCCATGCGAACCGCATCTGGATGATGGCGGGCTGCCTGCCGACCGTCAAACAGAGGCCATGCGGATGCTGTTCGTCATTGGCTACGCCGCACATCCTGACAAGTGGGTCGGTAAGGCTCAGATCTATGAAATCATCGAGAGCAACGCGGAGACGGAGGCCTTTTCATGGTTCGGTGATCTGGCCGAAAAGGGAGCCAAGCACCGCATTGGCAAAGACCTGCGGCAGTTCAAGGACCGCGAATTGGACGGGATATTGTTCATGATTGATGATCACGCCAAAGAGTCCCAGAAACATCGTTTCAGGTTCACCAAGCAGAAGAGTTCACGTCACGATGTTCTGGGTGAGCTATTCGGGATGCGTCAGCCCTCTGAAACCGCTCTCCAGGGTGTAAATCAGGCGCATTTGGCGCATTTATCGCATTCTGTAGCTCTGCCAAAACTCCAGACCTTTAAATCAGAAGAAAATAATAAAAATAGGGAGAATAAAAGAGAGTACAGTACACACACAGGGGAACCAATGCGTGAAATGCGTCAAATGCGCAGCGCGTCGGACCTCCCGGCCATCGCTGCCGCGATCCGTAAATCACGCTCCGTCGCGCTCGATCTGGAAACCTACGGCCCGCGCAAAGGCGATGGTCTCGATCCATGGGCGGGTGACATCCGACTGCTCTCCCTTTGCGTGGAAGGTCAGGAGCCCTGGATCTTGGATCTGCGCGCCATCGGCTACGATCTCGGTGAGCTGAAGACAGCTCTCGAATCCGTCGAGATCATCGCCCACAACGCCAAGTTCGATCTGCTCTGGCTGCGCGTGAAATGTGGCCTCCGTGCCACGCGCGTGTTCTGCACGCTGGTGGCAGCGCGCCTGTTCAGCGCTGGCACCAAACCAGGCAACGACCTCGACAAGTGTCTGGAGCGTTACCTCGGCATTGCTCCCGCCCCTGATCACAGCCGCTCCGACTGGGGTTCGATGTTCCTCACCGAAGATCAGCTCGCCTATGCCGCTCGTGATGTGCTCCATCTCCAGGCGCTTTCCAACAAGCTCTGGAGCCTGCTGGAAAGCGATCAGCTCGATGTGGTGGGCCGGCTCGAATTCGATCTCGTGCCCGTCATCGTCGAGATGGAAGCCGCCGGCATTGCCGTGGACAAAGCCAGGCTCCGGGAGATCGAAACGAGGGCACGCTCCTCTGCCTCCGATCATGCCGGGATGCTGCGCCAAAAGCTCAACCTGCCCAAGCTCAACCCTGGCAGTCCTCAGCAGCTTCTCGAAGCGCTCAAGGCGGCAGGCATCGAGCTGGATAACACCAACGAGGAAACGCTCAAGGCGGCGGACGATGGCGAGATCATCCCGCTGATCCTCGACTACCGGGGCGCTGAAAAGCTCGCTCAACAGGCGGCTTCGTTGCTGGAGTGTGTGAAGCAGGACGGACGCATCCATGGCCGCTTCGATCCCACGGGCACGGCCACAGGCCGGTTCTCATCGAAGGACCCGAACCTGCAAAACGTGGGGCGTGGTGAACTGCGCACCTGCTTTGTGCCTGAGCCTGGGAACAAGCTCATCGTCGCCGACTACTCGCAGATCGAGCTGCGCGCTGCTGCCGTGATCGCTGGCGAGAAGAAGATGATCGAGGCCTACAAGAACGGCGTGGACCTGCACAAGCAGACCGCCTCCGAAGTCTTGAACAAGCCTTTGGAGGACGTCACCAAGCAAGATCGGCAGATTAGCAAATCGGCAAATTTTGGCCTGCTGTACGGTCAGAGCGCTCCGGGCCTCGTGCGCTACGCCGCATCGAGCTACGGCGTGCAGATGGAGCTGGACCAGGCCGAGCAAATCCGCCGGCAGTTCTTCCGCACCTACGACCGCCTGCGCCAGTGGCATGGTGTCAGTCACAACCAGGCGGACGCCGGTGCCCGCGAAGTTAGAACCGTGCTGGGTCGCCGCCGCTTGATCCCGGAAACGGCCTCCGAATGGGAACGCTTCACCGCCCTGGTGAACACGCCCGTTCAAGGCGGTTGCGCCGATGGCATGAAGCAGGCGCTCGTGCTCCTAGCCCAACGTCTGCCCAACGAGGCCCGAATCATCTCCACCGTGCATGATGAAGTGCTCGTGGAGGCTCCCGAGGCGATGGCGAATGAAGTCTGCGATCTGGTCCAAGCCACCATGATCGAAGCGATGGCCGCCCTGTTCCCGCAGGTGCCCATCGAGGTCGAGGCGGGGTCATGTGCCAACTGGGGCGAGAAATGA
- a CDS encoding helix-turn-helix domain-containing protein — protein sequence MSPIKPNSQSNRHGDLLTAGRLSQYLGCTQRHIYNLRKRGLPAIVIGDMVRFDLAAVRRWLGAQQKSSAQPKRSTGAATSKP from the coding sequence ATGAGTCCAATCAAACCCAATTCGCAAAGTAACCGCCACGGTGATCTTCTCACCGCGGGTCGGCTCTCCCAATACCTCGGCTGCACCCAGCGGCACATCTACAACCTGCGCAAGCGTGGCCTGCCAGCCATCGTGATTGGCGACATGGTGAGATTCGATCTCGCAGCCGTGAGGCGCTGGCTCGGCGCTCAACAAAAAAGCAGTGCACAGCCCAAACGGTCCACCGGCGCGGCCACTTCAAAACCATGA
- a CDS encoding phage replication initiation protein, NGO0469 family — translation MKLSAQANKPFDTHPEYNGLAVCVDVTPPKTVQTDYGPKEQFRLVFETTQLREDGRPYLVWSRGFTTSLGEKAALRAFLKQWFGRDLTAAEQKEFDTDTLIGRMAQLVIVHTEGRNGETYANIGLIRPDKSGSTMAPSGKYIRVKDRQDKDTSYNRVSQPASDATQAADDWHFTKVHVGKHQGLDICELDQAAVRGLYDNWLPIAKALPKPLKADRDLMFAVEQAAAEFGFAKPAEASENIPY, via the coding sequence ATGAAACTCAGCGCTCAAGCCAACAAACCCTTCGACACTCATCCTGAATACAACGGCCTCGCCGTCTGTGTGGATGTCACTCCACCCAAAACAGTGCAGACCGATTACGGTCCCAAGGAGCAGTTCCGTCTCGTCTTTGAAACCACCCAGCTCCGCGAGGACGGTCGGCCCTATCTGGTCTGGTCTCGCGGCTTCACCACCAGCCTTGGCGAGAAGGCGGCACTGCGGGCTTTTCTCAAGCAGTGGTTCGGTCGTGATCTGACTGCCGCCGAGCAGAAGGAGTTCGACACCGACACGCTCATCGGTCGCATGGCTCAGCTCGTCATCGTCCACACGGAGGGACGCAATGGCGAAACCTATGCCAACATCGGGCTGATCCGTCCGGACAAGTCTGGCAGCACGATGGCTCCTTCCGGCAAATACATCCGAGTCAAGGATCGCCAGGACAAAGACACCTCCTACAACCGGGTCAGCCAACCCGCGTCTGATGCTACGCAAGCTGCGGATGACTGGCACTTCACCAAGGTTCACGTCGGCAAGCATCAGGGGCTGGACATCTGTGAACTCGATCAGGCTGCGGTGCGCGGGCTCTACGACAACTGGCTGCCCATCGCCAAAGCGCTCCCAAAGCCACTGAAGGCAGATCGCGACCTGATGTTCGCCGTGGAGCAGGCCGCCGCCGAGTTCGGCTTCGCCAAGCCGGCAGAGGCTTCCGAGAACATCCCCTACTGA